In the Euphorbia lathyris chromosome 5, ddEupLath1.1, whole genome shotgun sequence genome, one interval contains:
- the LOC136228533 gene encoding uncharacterized protein isoform X1, with product MAPKQCQVCKDAQSKYKCPSCLIPYCSLGCFKKHKETPCAKPVPITEEKPTISVSNLSVANPELPIERPLTVDATTQILQKPELESIACSNEIRNALSDESIRNLISSIDSAADPQNELDKAMGVEAFRLFTDKILSIHM from the exons ATGGCTCCTAAACAATGCCAAGTCTGTAAAGATGCACAGTCCAAGTACAAGTGCCCTTCGTGTCTCATTCCTTA TTGTTCGTTGGGTTGCTTCAAGAAGCACAAAG AGACCCCTTGCGCTAAGCCAGTTCCTATTACCGAGGAAAAACCAA CTATATCTGTTTCAAATCTGTCAGTTGCCAACCCCGAGCTTCCTATAGAAAGGCCATTAACAGTTGATGCTACAACTCAGATTCTGCAGAAGCCAGAACTAGAGTCTATAG CTTGTTCTAATGAAATCCGCAATGCTTTGAGCGACGAAAGTATCAGAAATCTCATAAGCAGCATTGATTCCGCTGCAGATCCACAAAAT GAACTTGACAAAGCTATGGGAGTAGAGGCATTCCGACTTTTCACAGACAAG ATCTTATCAATCCATATGTAA
- the LOC136228533 gene encoding uncharacterized protein isoform X2: MAPKQCQVCKDAQSKYKCPSCLIPYCSLGCFKKHKETPCAKPVPITEEKPIANPELPIERPLTVDATTQILQKPELESIACSNEIRNALSDESIRNLISSIDSAADPQNELDKAMGVEAFRLFTDKILSIHM, translated from the exons ATGGCTCCTAAACAATGCCAAGTCTGTAAAGATGCACAGTCCAAGTACAAGTGCCCTTCGTGTCTCATTCCTTA TTGTTCGTTGGGTTGCTTCAAGAAGCACAAAG AGACCCCTTGCGCTAAGCCAGTTCCTATTACCGAGGAAAAACCAA TTGCCAACCCCGAGCTTCCTATAGAAAGGCCATTAACAGTTGATGCTACAACTCAGATTCTGCAGAAGCCAGAACTAGAGTCTATAG CTTGTTCTAATGAAATCCGCAATGCTTTGAGCGACGAAAGTATCAGAAATCTCATAAGCAGCATTGATTCCGCTGCAGATCCACAAAAT GAACTTGACAAAGCTATGGGAGTAGAGGCATTCCGACTTTTCACAGACAAG ATCTTATCAATCCATATGTAA
- the LOC136231362 gene encoding uncharacterized protein has product MGCFLACFGSSNNRKRNKQRYKVQVQPRDNRNAGFKQAQPNVSVAQSKPVSPQPNVSVVQSKPVSPLPNVSVVQSKPVSTQPIIDPVSEIRVKPEKQLSLSPHKKVTFDSNVTTYEHIKVEESTDLSVEKEDGSKRKEKEENLAKQSQSQSCSEDSSITSSSGSYPSNHRYQNCRDSDDELDCGESDVHDDEEDEEDEDGVLYYDDVHEIDEILGPCCPIPVPASSFPEREVKANPNARDRSTYVHSVLNPVENLTQWKAVKAKGTPPLKQQKENLTMKQEPEISLSSEPSFRFNFKEQSDQQSKKSDQEIAVDASLSNWLGSSESTPVKRPGSTGLSTTTPEKSRISIGSNSPKIFEDRPILGALTVEEIKQFSATSSPKRSPSRSLDDMPIIGTVGTYWNHNVSSKDSGSASPLKGRASTTSKDSGSASSFKGIPNTTSKYREDKIVNWHSTPFETRLERALKEPGAC; this is encoded by the exons ATGGGTTGCTTTCTTGCTTGCTTTGGTTCCTCCAATAATCGCAAACGAAATAAACAGAGGTATAAGGTTCAAGTTCAGCCTCGTGACAAT AGGAATGCGGGTTTCAAACAAGCGCAACCTAATGTTTCTGTTGCACAGAGCAAGCCTGTTTCACCGCAACCTAATGTTTCTGTCGTACAGAGCAAGCCGGTTTCACCGCTACCTAATGTTTCTGTGGTACAGAGCAAGCCGGTTTCAACGCAACCTATCATTGATCCAGTTTCAGAAATCCG GGTGAAGCCTGAGAAACAATTGAGCTTGAGCCCTCATAAGAAAGTAACATTTGATTCGAATGTCACAACCTATGAACATATAAAAGTTGAAGAATCTACAGACTTATCTGTGGAGAAAGAAGATGGCAGCAAAAGGAAGGAAAAGGAAGAGAATTTGGCAAAACAAAGCCAATCACAGTCCTGTTCTGAAGATAGTTCGATCACTTCTAGTTCAGGGTCTTATCCTTCCAATCATAGATATCAAAATTGTAGAGACAGTGATGATGAATTAGATTGCGGAGAAAGTGATGTCCACGATgatgaagaagacgaagaagatgAGGATGGGGTTCTGTATTATGATGATGTTCatgaaattgatgaaattttgGGGCCATGTTGCCCAATACCTGTTCCAGCTAGCAGTTTTCCTGAGAGAGAAGTGAAGGCGAATCCCAATGCTAGAGACAGGAGTACTTATGTGCATTCTGTGCTGAACCCAGTTGAAAATCTCACTCAATGGAAGGCTGTAAAAGCAAAAGGAACACCACCCCTGAAGCAGCAGAAAGAGAATCTCACCATGAAACAAGAACCGGAGATTTCTTTGAGCTCTGAGCCTAGTTTTAGGTTCAATTTCAAGGAACAATCTGATCAGCAATCTAAGAAATCAGACCAAGAAATAGCAGTGGATGCTAGCTTGTCTAACTGGTTAGGTTCCTCAGAAAGCACACCAGTTAAGAGGCCTGGCTCAACTGGTTTAAGCACCACAACCCCTGAGAAAAGCAGAATTTCAATAGGATCAAATTCCCCGAAAATCTTTGAAGACAGACCAATTCTAGGCGCCTTAACTGTCGAGGAGATTAAGCAGTTTTCGGCTACTTCTTCACCGAAGAGATCCCCTAGTCGTAGCCTTGATGATATGCCTATAATTGGGACAGTTGGAACTTATTGGAATCACAATGTCTCTAGCAAGGATTCTGGTTCAGCTTCTCCTTTGAAAGGAAGAGCAAGCACAACCAGCAAGGATTCTGGTTCAGCTTCTTCTTTCAAAGGAATACCAAACACAACCAGCAAGTATAGAGAG GATAAGATAGTGAATTGGCATTCTACTCCATTTGAGACCAGGTTGGAGAGAGCTTTGAAAGAACCTGGTGCTTGCTAA